A genomic region of Paralichthys olivaceus isolate ysfri-2021 chromosome 18, ASM2471397v2, whole genome shotgun sequence contains the following coding sequences:
- the sapcd2 gene encoding suppressor APC domain-containing protein 2 isoform X2, which translates to MALIATDRGCKLNGTSVIYGRVGPRKEVFQGKSESFKSGKMQPKETEYSTDGLPKAFLHSLRTLFDILDDGGRGYVHISEIESRWQGADTRALPGGVLGCLRRVTPPHGCLTFERFVAGLRYSMLNPENSSHFKAQAAVHPQKQPQKPAPLSACGVGTRAENKVRPLGPSNASNTQHRASSLQSRARPEEGAGYPVCGPGRYGAGFERSGRSLERIPGAPEGGCYRTEQSHAAKPTQPQQSRVRAIESLALESPQLQGPSVVKSGLPRSQSESATGFTGGSRRHGRSRDEQRRHTISNGVDYGMLKQMKELEQEKDSLLAGLEVVERARDWYQGQIHNVTERQRQVGQSSHCTDFFTEANQSRMNVLIPKLQEVNHCLSDLISCTGMSFPASGSQTAALSANSQPPPPAPPQAIQRLKDQNRLLTKEVTEKSERIAQLEQEKSALIKQLFEARARSAQDTSTMDSTFI; encoded by the exons ATGGCTCTGATAGCGACTGACCGCGGCTGCAAACTCAACGGGACGTCGGTGATCTACGGCAGAGTTGGGCCGAGAAAAGAAGTGTTCCAGGGGAAAAGTGAGAGCTTTAAAAGTGGCAAAATGCAGCCGAAGGAGACGGAGTATTCAACAGATGGTCTCCCCAAAGCCTTCCTCCACAGCCTGAGGACCCTCTTTGACATCTTGGATGACGGGGGACGAGGCTACGTCCACATCTCGGAGATTGAGAGCCGCTGGCAGGGCGCAGACACCCGGGCGCTGCCCGGCGGGGTGCTGGGCTGCCTGAGGAGGGTCACCCCACCGCATGGGTGCCTCACCTTCGAGCGGTTCGTCGCGGGGCTGCGGTACTCCATGCTCAACCCGGAGAACAGCTCCCACTTCAAGGCCCAGGCTGCCGTGCACCCGCAAAAGCAACCGCAGAAACCCGCGCCGCTGTCCGCATGTGGTGTGGGGACCCGGGCGGAGAACAAGGTACGACCGCTGGGCCCGAGCAACGCGTCCAACACCCAGCACCGGGCGTCCTCGCTCCAGAGCCGGGCCAGGCCTGAGGAGGGGGCCGGGTACCCCGTGTGTGGTCCGGGGAGGTACGGCGCGGGCTTCGAGAGGTCCGGGCGGAGTTTGGAGCGGATTCCCGGCGCTCCGGAGGGAGGGTGCTACCGGACCGAGCAGAGCCATGCCGCCAAACCGACACAGCCTCAGCAGAGCCGGGTCAGAGCCATCGAGTCACTCGCTCTGGAGTCACCGCAGCTCCAAGGACCAA GTGTTGTGAAATCAGGTTTACCAAGATCTCAGAGTGAATCTGCAACAGGATTTACTGGCGGCTCCAGGCGGCACGGGCGGAGTCGGGACGAGCAGAGACGGCATACCATATCCAATGGGGTGGATTATGGAATG TTGAAGCAAATGAAAGAGCTCGAGCAGGAGAAGGACTCCCTGCTGGCGGGCCTGGAGGTGGTGGAGCGGGCCAGAGACTGGTACCAGGGCCAAATCCACAATGTCACAGAGAGACAGCGGCAGGTCGGCCAGAGCTCGCACTGCACG GATTTCTTCACAGAAGCCAATCAGAGTCGCATGAATGTTCTCATCCCCAAACTACAAGAAGTCAACCACTGCCTTAGTGACCTTATTTCCTGCACTGGGATG TCATTTCCTGCCAGCGGCAGTCAGACTGCAGCGTTGTCTGCAAACTCAcagcctccacctccagctcctccacaaGCCatccagaggctgaaggacCAGAACCGGCTCCTCACAAAG GAGGTGACAGAGAAGAGCGAGCGCATCGCCCAGCTGGAACAGGAGAAGTCGGCTTTGATAAAGCAGCTTTTTGAGGCTCGAGCCCGCAGCGCTCAGGACACCAGCACCATGGACTCCACCTTCATCTGA
- the sapcd2 gene encoding suppressor APC domain-containing protein 2 isoform X1, with protein sequence MALIATDRGCKLNGTSVIYGRVGPRKEVFQGKSESFKSGKMQPKETEYSTDGLPKAFLHSLRTLFDILDDGGRGYVHISEIESRWQGADTRALPGGVLGCLRRVTPPHGCLTFERFVAGLRYSMLNPENSSHFKAQAAVHPQKQPQKPAPLSACGVGTRAENKVRPLGPSNASNTQHRASSLQSRARPEEGAGYPVCGPGRYGAGFERSGRSLERIPGAPEGGCYRTEQSHAAKPTQPQQSRVRAIESLALESPQLQGPSVVKSGLPRSQSESATGFTGGSRRHGRSRDEQRRHTISNGVDYGMLKQMKELEQEKDSLLAGLEVVERARDWYQGQIHNVTERQRQVGQSSHCTDFFTEANQSRMNVLIPKLQEVNHCLSDLISCTGMQSFPASGSQTAALSANSQPPPPAPPQAIQRLKDQNRLLTKEVTEKSERIAQLEQEKSALIKQLFEARARSAQDTSTMDSTFI encoded by the exons ATGGCTCTGATAGCGACTGACCGCGGCTGCAAACTCAACGGGACGTCGGTGATCTACGGCAGAGTTGGGCCGAGAAAAGAAGTGTTCCAGGGGAAAAGTGAGAGCTTTAAAAGTGGCAAAATGCAGCCGAAGGAGACGGAGTATTCAACAGATGGTCTCCCCAAAGCCTTCCTCCACAGCCTGAGGACCCTCTTTGACATCTTGGATGACGGGGGACGAGGCTACGTCCACATCTCGGAGATTGAGAGCCGCTGGCAGGGCGCAGACACCCGGGCGCTGCCCGGCGGGGTGCTGGGCTGCCTGAGGAGGGTCACCCCACCGCATGGGTGCCTCACCTTCGAGCGGTTCGTCGCGGGGCTGCGGTACTCCATGCTCAACCCGGAGAACAGCTCCCACTTCAAGGCCCAGGCTGCCGTGCACCCGCAAAAGCAACCGCAGAAACCCGCGCCGCTGTCCGCATGTGGTGTGGGGACCCGGGCGGAGAACAAGGTACGACCGCTGGGCCCGAGCAACGCGTCCAACACCCAGCACCGGGCGTCCTCGCTCCAGAGCCGGGCCAGGCCTGAGGAGGGGGCCGGGTACCCCGTGTGTGGTCCGGGGAGGTACGGCGCGGGCTTCGAGAGGTCCGGGCGGAGTTTGGAGCGGATTCCCGGCGCTCCGGAGGGAGGGTGCTACCGGACCGAGCAGAGCCATGCCGCCAAACCGACACAGCCTCAGCAGAGCCGGGTCAGAGCCATCGAGTCACTCGCTCTGGAGTCACCGCAGCTCCAAGGACCAA GTGTTGTGAAATCAGGTTTACCAAGATCTCAGAGTGAATCTGCAACAGGATTTACTGGCGGCTCCAGGCGGCACGGGCGGAGTCGGGACGAGCAGAGACGGCATACCATATCCAATGGGGTGGATTATGGAATG TTGAAGCAAATGAAAGAGCTCGAGCAGGAGAAGGACTCCCTGCTGGCGGGCCTGGAGGTGGTGGAGCGGGCCAGAGACTGGTACCAGGGCCAAATCCACAATGTCACAGAGAGACAGCGGCAGGTCGGCCAGAGCTCGCACTGCACG GATTTCTTCACAGAAGCCAATCAGAGTCGCATGAATGTTCTCATCCCCAAACTACAAGAAGTCAACCACTGCCTTAGTGACCTTATTTCCTGCACTGGGATG CAGTCATTTCCTGCCAGCGGCAGTCAGACTGCAGCGTTGTCTGCAAACTCAcagcctccacctccagctcctccacaaGCCatccagaggctgaaggacCAGAACCGGCTCCTCACAAAG GAGGTGACAGAGAAGAGCGAGCGCATCGCCCAGCTGGAACAGGAGAAGTCGGCTTTGATAAAGCAGCTTTTTGAGGCTCGAGCCCGCAGCGCTCAGGACACCAGCACCATGGACTCCACCTTCATCTGA
- the hcar2 gene encoding proteinase-activated receptor 3 gives MEVLYINSSLLLVSLRPSNYSDGEKTVYEQCKDMPAVLIWYLVMQFINMFLGIPANLTVLWLIHKNKGDSSTSDIFILHLAILDVLFCLIPPLELANIVFLNSSSAWYVLRFFYGIKDSSPLFLSCICLDRYMAVIHPITFTELKDRQHRTVLAMLAWLFTLAYAATKCVGDIKNFEKVFTAMILASFAFMVFCNIAILWVLRQSGPGRDEMHPVKKRAFKMVLIVLAIIVFNYFPPVALFPFQDYFSPDVFRCYIHYIAFGLMDFSSTIQPVLYLSKVKMPRSLNCCPPARLTTNEGKSRVSISVAQLS, from the coding sequence ATGGAGGTTTTATACATCAACTCCTCTTTGCTCTTGGTCTCTCTCAGACCCTCAAACTACAGCGATGGGGAGAAGACGGTGTACGAGCAATGCAAAGACATGCCCGCCGTCCTCATTTGGTACCTGGTCATGCAGTTTATCAACATGTTCCTGGGCATCCCAGCCAACCTCACGGTGCTGTGGCTCATCCACAAGAACAAGGGCGACTCCTCCACCTCGGACATCTTCATCCTTCACCTGGCGATTCTAGATGTGCTTTTCTGCCTCATCCCTCCATTGGAGCTGGCCAACATAGTCTTCCTCAACTCCAGCAGCGCCTGGTACGTCCTGCGGTTCTTCTACGGCATCAAAGACTCCTCGCCGCTCTTCCTCTCCTGCATTTGCCTGGACCGCTACATGGCTGTGATCCACCCCATCACCTTCACCGAGCTCAAAGACCGCCAACACAGAACGGTCCTGGCCATGCTGGCCTGGCTGTTCACCCTGGCCTACGCTGCCACCAAGTGCGTGGGCGACATCAAAAACTTTGAGAAGGTCTTCACGGCAATGATCCTCGCCTCGTTCGCCTTCATGGTCTTCTGCAACATCGCCATTCTCTGGGTGCTGCGGCAGTCTGGGCCCGGCAGAGACGAGATGCACCCAGTGAAGAAGAGAGCCTTCAAAATGGTCCTCATCGTCCTGGCCATCATTGTGTTCAACTACTTCCCACCTGTGGCGCTGTTTCCCTTCCAGGACTACTTCTCTCCCGACGTGTTCCGCTGCTACATTCACTACATCGCCTTCGGCCTGATGGACTTCAGCAGCACCATTCAGCCCGTGCTCTACCTCTCCAAGGTAAAAATGCCAAGGAGCCTCAACTGTTGTCCACCAGCACGACTCACGACCAATGAGGGCAAAAGCAGGGTTTCTATTTCTGTCGCCCAATTGTCGTAA
- the LOC109642449 gene encoding zinc finger protein 436 — MATSGDLKVFLESSLNEIFRATVSDILDSVDRTLCEYQGTIRRIESENEGLKRLLFVHKSQECASKEQDVTDNTLERTSHPIVSTQGTFKMSICSSDKKSCRRKQKDKMRESVSSDSFFLQTNLKVEHPCVNTSEVSTLVSVKEEPGLEENCAIDLSQPSSLLNLTMRPLKTESTGVSCDNPEAYAPLLPSSGPEPDSRGSDGEVKVTIVSDSYMQDGPYIKTEEEEQNGVLQYGDNDSFPEQEHVLQYYPELNADPEEASGQVAEPEVATQEGSDSSAVPAEEFVENCDNFLRCPSCPKTFSRAVSLNVHIKTHSSEKVHSGEKVHSCSYCGKRFGRADLLKSHKRTHTGERPYCCNICSKTYAHPSQLRIHKRIHTGEKPYCCSHCGKRFNEHNQLKVHLRTHTGERPYSCQECGKTFSNAGNLRIHERIHTGEKPYCCAQCGKRFNGLGDLKTHYRIHTGERPYSCELCKKTFSQAGHLTIHMRMHTGERPYSCNECGKKFTVASSLKLHQRTHTGEKEYSCSYCSKSFSRSGHLKRHELVHTKEKVFLCSQCGKSYTDQSSLKKHLKMHATKEQKAQSEGSTSEAEINIV; from the exons ATGGCCACGTCCGGTGACCTGAAAGTCTTCCTGGAGTCCTCTCTGAACGAGATCTTCAGAGCCACAGTGAGCGACATCCTGGACTCGGTGGACCGGACCCTGTGCGAGTATCAGGGCACGATACGGAGGATCGAGTCCGAGAACGAGGGCCTGAAGCGGCTGCTGTTTGTACACAAGAGCCAGGAGTGTGCGTCCAAAG AACAAGATGTCACAGACAATACTTTAGAAAGGACCAGTCATCCGATCGTCTCCACTCAGGGCACGTTCAAAATGTCCATATGCAGCAGTGACaagaagagctgcaggaggaagcaAAAAGACAAGATGAGGGAGAGCGTTTCGTCGGACTCCTTTTTTCTGCAGACAAATCTTAAGGTAGAACACCCATGTGTCAACACCTCAGAGGTAAGTACCCTGGTATCTGTGAAAGAAGAGCCTGGCCTGGAAGAAAACTGTGCCATTGACCTCTCACAGCCCTCGTCTCTTCTCAATCTGACAATGAGGCCCTTAAAAACCGAGAGCACAGGGGTCTCTTGTGACAATCCAGAGGCATATGCACCTCTGCTGCCATCTTCAGGCCCTGAACCAGACTCCAGAGGCAGTGACGGTGAGGTTAAAGTCACCATTGTCTCTGACAGCTACATGCAGGATGGACCGTATAttaagacagaggaggaggagcagaatgGGGTGTTGCAGTACGGTGACAATGACAGTTTCCCTGAGCAGGAGCATGTGTTGCAATATTACCCTGAATTAAATGCAGACCCAGAGGAAGCGAGCGGTCAGGTTGCAGAGCCAGAGGTTGCGACGCAGGAGGGCAGTGATTCCTCCGCTGTTCCTGCAGAAGAGTTTGTGGAAAACTGCGACAACTTCTTGCGCTGCCCCAGCTGTCCCAAAACGTTTAGTCGCGCAGTCTCGCTTAATGTCCACATCAAGACTCACAGCAGTGAGAAGGTCCACAGCGGTGAGAAGGTCCACAGCTGCAGCTACTGCGGCAAACGCTTCGGCCGCGCCGACCTCCTCAAATCCCACAAGCGCACCCACACAGGAGAACGACCCTACTGCTGCAACATCTGCAGCAAAACGTACGCCCACCCCAGTCAGCTCAGGATACACAAACGCATACACACTGGAGAGAAACCGTATTGCTGCTCGCACTGTGGGAAGCGCTTTAATGAGCACAACCAGCTCAAAGTCCACTTGCGGACTCACACCGGGGAGAGGCCTTACAGCTGCCAGGAGTGCGGCAAAACATTCAGCAATGCAGGAAACCTGCGCATACACGAGAGGATCCACACCGGCGAGAAGCCGTACTGCTGTGCTCAGTGTGGGAAAAGGTTTAATGGCTTGGGTGATCTCAAAACGCATTACAGGATTCACACTGGAGAGAGGCCCTACAGCTGCGAGCTGTGTAAGAAGACGTTCAGCCAGGCGGGACACCTCACTATACACATGCGCATGCACACAGGTGAGAGACCATACAGCTGCAATGAGTGCGGCAAGAAGTTCACAGTGGCCAGCAGCCTGAAACTGCACCAGAGGACGCACACGGGAGAGAAGGAGTACAGCTGCTCATACTGCAGCAAGAGCTTCAGCAGGTCAGGACACCTGAAGAGACACGAGCTGGTCCACACCAAAGAGAAGGTCTTCCTCTGCAGCCAGTGTGGAAAGAGCTACACGGACCAGTCATCCCTTAAAAAACACTTGAAGATGCACGCGACCAAGGAGCAGAAGGCTCAGAGCGAAGGAAGCACCAGCGAGGCTGAGATAAACATAGTCTGA